In the Acanthopagrus latus isolate v.2019 chromosome 23, fAcaLat1.1, whole genome shotgun sequence genome, one interval contains:
- the hmgxb4a gene encoding HMG domain-containing protein 4a, translated as MAFEEIKSKGGMDMGMEGDRGLVAGRSQREKRRSYKDLLREEEEIAAQVRKSSKKRPKDSELFMLGGESHKKKKKHSDDYYYRDHDGSGPPPHKKKHKSADRSPTLSSPSSSHPTDTAMGLLQAITSPLATGSDPSPHLHKKPSYPSFSSHSSKDRKRENSSGGGSKGSQSFSHSRPMSSSSSSSKKHSSSSSKSSLFHGGAPKEEPLTLREADGLKMKLIMSPEKEEGESFPFTPHSSKGSVKKEKDRDRLQMSKMPKKKLQQSRDPLPVVGKEVEVEGHYGGGMGDDSSSSGGELEAGELVIDDSYTHLSKKKKKSKKSKKKKDKEKDRDKEKSGKDKKHSKGFSDSSRGHSHSHPTVTHSAVGPMYAMGTPVPPHHHQGSDGVTEKKKKKEEKDREKHDKGKDKPKKKNTSAYQVFCKEYRVNINAEQPGLVFGELSKKLAEVWKAMPEKDKLVWRQKAQYLQHKQNKAEATTVKHKSASETKSKVVGTATGMVSPNRAPSTVSLSPARVPDVDPIDAAAHLQLLGESLSLIGHRLQETEGMVAVSGSLSVLLDSILCALGPLTCLTAQIPQLNGCPRNVLSNTLDNIAYIMPGL; from the exons ATGGCTTTTGAGGAGATCAAGAGTAAAGGAGGAATGG ATATGGGGATGGAAGGAGACAGGGGCCTTGTGGCTGGTCgcagccagagagagaagaggaggtcaTACAAGGACCTGTtaagggaggaagaagagatcGCTGCTCAGGTCCGAAAGTCTTCCAAGAAACGGCCTAAG GATTCAGAGCTTTTTATGCTTGGAGGGGAGtcacacaagaagaagaagaaacatagTGATGACTACTATTACAGAG ACCACGATGGTTCAGGTCCACCTCCCCACAAGAAAAAGCACAAGTCTGCAGACCGCTCCCCTACTctctcctccccgtcctcctcccacCCGACAGATACAGCGATGGGTCTCCTGCAGGCTATCACCTCTCCTCTGGCCACAGGTTCAGACCCCAGTCCCCACTTGCACAAGAAGCCCTCGTACCCCTCCTTCTCATCGCACTCTTCCAAGGACCGCAAACGAGAGAACAGCAGCGGTGGTGGAAGCAAAGGGAGCCAATCCTTCTCTCACTCCCGCCCCATGTCCTCatcgtcatcctcctccaagAAGcactcctcgtcctcctccaaGTCGTCCCTTTTCCACGGCGGAGCTCCCAAAGAGGAGCCCTTGACGTTGCGTGAGGCGGATGGCCTGAAGATGAAGCTCATCATGTCgccagagaaagaggagggagagagcttCCCGTTCACGCCCCACTCTTCCAAAGGAAGtgtgaagaaagagaaggatAGAGACAGGTTGCAGATGTCAAAGATGCCCAAGaagaaactgcagcagagtCGAGATCCGCTGCCTGTAGTggggaaggaggtggaggtggaag GCCATTATGGAGGTGGCATGGGGGATGACAGCTCCTCGTCTGGGGGTGAACTTGAGGCTGGCGAGCTGGTTATAGATGATTCGTACACACACCtgtcaaaaaagaagaagaagagcaaaaagagcaagaagaaaaaagacaaagagaaagacagagacaaggaGAAGAGTGGAAAGGACAAGAAGCACAGCAAAGGATTTAGTG ACTCATCTAGAGGCCACAGCCACTCCCACCCCACTGTCACTCACAGCGCTGTTGGTCCAATGTATGCCATGGGCACACCCGTCCCTCCACACCACCATCAAGGCAGTGATGgagtgacagagaagaagaagaagaaagaggagaaagacagagaaaagcatgACAAGGGAAAAGACAAG cccaagaagaagaacacatcAGCGTACCAGGTGTTTTGTAAGGAGTACAGAGTCAACATAAATGCTGAACAGCCCGGACTAG TGTTTGGTGAGCTAAGCAAGAAGTTGGCAGAGGTGTGGAAGGCGATGCCCGAGAAAGACAAATTA GTTTGGAGGCAGAAAGCTCAGTatctgcagcacaaacagaacaaagctGAGGCCACCACAGTCAAACACAAGAGCGCCAGTGAGACCAAAAGCAAAG TTGTAGGAACAGCAACAGGGATGGTGTCACCAAACAGAGCGCCCAGCACAGTGTCCCTATCCCCGGCTCGAGTACCAGATGTGGATCCCATTGAtgcagcagctcacctgcagctcctgggAGAGTCCCTGTCTCTGATTGGGCATCGGCTACAGGAAACAGAG GGGATGGTGGCAGTGTCCGGgagtctgtctgtccttctggACTCCATCTTATGTGCGCTGGGACCACTGACCTGTCTCACAGCACAGATACCACAGTTAAACGGATGCCCTCGAAACGTCCTG TCGAATACATTGGACAACATTGCCTACATCATGCCTGGGCTGTGA
- the si:dkeyp-69e1.8 gene encoding GTPase IMAP family member 7 produces MSASQPELRLVVLGRTGAGKASAVSAILGLQDTQQGPEAAVTQECSKHRGEAAGRQVVVVSSPAWFDSHCDPAERRRHISSFISLSTPGPHAFLLCVPVNQPADGEAKALDVLTELFGPSAVRTHTIILFTHTEELDEDERLEDYLVAWRKDLGELVERCGDRYHTLETCSGGAAVGKLVEELLEKVEQAVAESGTQHFSCPLYQEAEERVRGRQVEMVRQRRGKEESPPEDDVTEEEMEAAREEAEMSVDDLDVDVDRIFPSAGVSPSSAAPSFLWVLWEKLTCWTKWLPSFVRREALLGALVGLFVGGPFGGMMGATVGSVATEVKRRHTQKTK; encoded by the exons ATGTCAGCTTCACAACCAG AGCTGAGGCTGGTGGTGCTCGGCCGGACGGGGGCAGGGAAGGCGTCAGCGGTCTCCGCCATCCTGGGCCTGCAGGACACCCAGCAGGGCCCAGAAGCCGCCGTCACCCAGGagtgcagcaaacacagaggagaggctgcaggcaggcag GTGGTGGTAGTCTCGAGTCCAGCCTGGTTCGACTCACACTGCGACCcagcagaaagaagaagacacatATCTTCCTTTATCTCCTTATCCACTCCTGGTCCACATGCCTTCCTGCTGTGTGTCCCTGTGAACCAGCCAGCTGATGGAGAGGCCAAGGCGCTGGATGTCCTGACGGAGCTGTTCGGCCCCTCCGCGGTCAGAACGCACACCATCATACTCTTCACCCACACCGAGGAGCTGGACGAGGACGAGAGGCTGGAGGATTACCTCGTGGCCTGGCGGAAGGACCTCGGGGAGCTGGTGGAGAGATGCGGCGACCGCTACCACACCCTGGAGACCTGCAGCGGAGGAGCGGCGGTGGGGAAACttgtggaggagctgctggagaaggtGGAGCAGGCTGTGGCGGAGAGCGGGACGCAACACTTCAGCTGCCCTCTGTACCAGGAGGCcgaggagagagtgaggggaaGGCAGGTGGAGATggtgaggcagaggagaggaaaggaggagtcCCCACCGGAGGACGAcgtgacagaggaggaaatggaagCAGCACGGGAGGAGGCGGAGATGAGCGTCGATGACCTGGATGTGGATGTGGATAGGATCTTCCCCTCCGCCGGCGTCTCTCCTTCCTCCGCCGCTCCCTCGTTTCTGTGGGTCTTGTGGGAGAAGCTGACGTGCTGGACCAAGTGGCTGCCCTCCTTTGTGAGAAGGGAGGCCCTGCTGGGAGCCCTGGTGGGCCTGTTTGTGGGAGGGCCATTCGGAGGTATGATGGGGGCCACTGTGGGATCGGTGGCTACTGAGGTgaagagaagacacacacagaaaactaaATGA